In Marasmius oreades isolate 03SP1 chromosome 1, whole genome shotgun sequence, one DNA window encodes the following:
- a CDS encoding uncharacterized protein (BUSCO:EOG092609RF): MYEQPDKEPVKKPPKFATGAGPWQRSNGSDSDTERDYSSPSRSRSHRRHRIPPRHFSPEDDHRIAASLDGSLDPAPPISYWSAKRHFTCGNPTPPPPWSTKPITWRHTSSQPGKLKTANAALVVCLNLDVDPPDVVRTSPCAMLECWVDPRSLPSHKALEAIGANLKHQFEGLSLKIQYKPILDPSFEDLRKACQQLRKQAKDDAVLFHYNGHGVPKPTSSGELWCFNRNYTQYIPVSLQEVQNWLGSPGVYIWDCSAAGHLLNNFNIFAARRDEELRRVHGQIPEGMLPFSQSLQLAACASNEILPTCPDLPADVFTSCLTSPIDIAIRHYIITNRETLDLNLNLDDGVHIPGDLKDRRTPLGELNWIFTAITDTIAWTTFTPEIFARLYRSDLLIASLFRNFLLAERIMKGYNCTPHTSPPLPSTNTHPLWATWDLALDACVRQLPDLLAADAIPPDGGPKPPPYQYIPSRFFTDQLTAFEVWISRGGSALTRRGPLSLPSGERSSTPDSGSGSGHTIDSWDSVKDNHLVPRKPPDQLPIVLQVLLSQPHRLRALILLSQFVDLGPWAVNLVLTIGIFPYISKLLQAPGPDLRPVLIFIWARILAVDPSVQTDLYNNAQGYRYFSNILSMKPDHAHVLPNSSEHQAMCSFILAALARDFSKGQQACWDENVFQSCYDRLEEPDFLLRQWTALCIGQMWDGFDQGKMIGVEQGTQDKLTHLLSDDSAEVRCAALFALGTFMGASGSRDLEKRGGGGSGAMYDRDERVHFRMEVAVVTGATLVVKDDASPMCRKELLVLISCLVKEWRGYFVVCAWLYWEEEERRRKASTRGVSQDEDSITSQAVRVWLSGYGDDDMLREESRVLLSSFYTIFVVLLDLSADPYNEVATNAQIIIDYIMALLLDSPFKNLQCSPFDSPPTAPKKYQAPLVNTSHNLTPRSRKSSLQLSPSVVSLAPNLSSAPPLRPSLSRSDTMSSTISNSVSNTIKRTSSFANALKNLAGTIAFPSMEESSTRTSSPAPSFLQPLITTTDVDISRPPSPVLSVAQYTSPYAQSPLYPPHFPEHNNGFIHTTNGSPTRTESDDSSQMAPGRFQPSDVMEALMEEDMERLRARRKRKRGSSHQQFHYSSHYYQNQGLIPSPSNSTFSMDSSNSVIMGLGTGLGIRDVLPLKSTFFDWCCEYFTEPQMRQTEADEPGSIQYNYQVWRQQRNEQVDAETRSQADVASFRRWDRPVATLMSLPNPLVMAFHSYDHHLFVTNESDLITVWDWEHRKKLRTFCNGNPKGTSITSLEIINQDVGGIIVTGSADGVVRLFRHYDPLLEPGPVQMVSAFRGLNEMVQVRQGAGLVMDWKQSTGILLVGGDSRVIKIWDAQTEIQGLDVETNSDSPVTSIVSDHGPSQTFVAGFGDGIVKVFDRRLEEDESVVRVYSDHSSWIQNVRPHPTVGFQFLSASLDGEVKLWDLRSTDEAIQTWNLMPPGQGISAFDVHNSAEVFAGTSAITPSNYRSQRISVRSLVNSDSEPISQHISTGLIAPPVRLHPSSYIPRVTSFVFHPTEMLYGAGEPDGTIRIMGCKL; encoded by the exons ATGTATGAGCAGCCTGATAAAGAACCTGTGAAAAAACCTCCAAAATTTGCGACAG GTGCTGGTCCATGGCAGAGAAGTAACGGTTCCGATTCGGATACGGAGAGAGATTATAGTTCTCCTTCAAGATCTCGTTCGCATCGTCGGCATCGGATTCCGCCTCGTCATTTTAGCCCGGAAGATGACCATCGAATCGCAGCATCATTGGATGGGTCTCTGGATCCTGCACCGCCAATATCGTACTGGTCTGCGAAGCGCCATTTTACGTGCGGAAATCctacacctccacctccttgGTCTACCAAGCCCATTACCTGGCGACATACCTCTTCTCAGCCGGGGAAACTGAAAACAGCGAATGCCGCTTTGGTGGTCTGCCTTAACCTCGATGTAGATCCGCCGGATGTAGTCAGGACTAGCCCTTGCGCAATGTTGGAGTGTTGGGTTGATCCGAGGTCGTTGCCATCGCACAAGGCATTGGAAGCCATTGGTGCAAATTTGAAACACCAATTCGAAGGACTCAGTTTGAAAATACAGTACAAGCCCATCCTTGACCCGTCTTTTGAAGACCTACGAAAAGCATGCCAACAACTTCGGAAGCAGGCGAAGGATGACGCAGTTCTTTTTCACTACAATGGCCACGGTGTTCCGAAACCAACCTCTAGCGGTGAACTTTGGTGTTTCAATCGCAATTATACCCAGTATATCCCAGTCTCCTTGCAGGAGGTTCAGAACTGGTTAGGATCCCCCGGAGTGTACATTTGGGATTGTTCGGCGGCAGGGCACCTTCTGAACAATTTCAATATCTTTGCTGCTCGTCGAGACGAGGAGTTGAGGAGGGTACATGGTCAAATTCCCGAAGGAATGCTTCCTTTTTCGCAGTCGTTACAGCTAGCTGCATGTGCTTCCAATGAGATTTTGCCCACTTGCCCCGATTTACCAGCAGACGTATTCACTTCGTGTCTTACTTCCCCCATCGACATTGCCATTCGCCACTACATTATTACGAATAGGGAAACTTTAGACTTAAATCTAAACCTGGACGACGGCGTACACATTCCAGGCGATCTCAAAGATCGACGTACACCGCTCGGAGAGCTGAACTGGATCTTCACGGCCATCACAGATACCATCGCATGGACCACTTTTACTCCCGAAATTTTTGCGAGGCTATATCGCAGTGACCTTCTCATTGCTTCCCTCTTTCGCAATTTTCTACTTGCGGAACGCATAATGAAAGGATACAACTGCACCCCCCATACGTCTCCCCCACTTCCATCCACCAACACCCACCCTCTTTGGGCTACCTGGGATCTTGCTTTGGATGCTTGCGTTCGACAATTGCCTGATCTCCTCGCGGCCGATGCGATCCCCCCCGATGGTGGGCCGAAGCCCCCTCCATATCAATATATACCTAGTCGTTTTTTCACAGATCAACTTACTGCATTTGAAGTTTGGATATCTCGTGGGGGTTCTGCGCTCACACGACGCGGCCCTTTGTCCCTACCCTCCGGAGAGAGGTCCAGTACACCAGATTCAGGGAGTGGGAGCGGACACACCATAGATTCGTGGGATAGCGTCAAAGACAATCACCTGGTACCGCGGAAACCCCCAGATCAACTTCCTATCGTCCTTCAAGTGCTCCTCTCTCAACCCCATCGCCTGCGTGCCCTCATCTTACTCTCTCAATTCGTTGATTTAGGTCCTTGGGCCGTCAATCTAGTTCTTACCATCGGCATCTTTCCGTACATCTCCAAACTTCTCCAAGCACCCGGACCAGATCTACGTCCGGTGTTGATATTCATATGGGCCCGCATCCTGGCTGTAGATCCATCCGTACAAACCGATTTATACAACAATGCTCAAGGGTACAGATACTTCTCGAATATCCTTTCCATGAAACCAGACCATGCACATGTCCTACCAAACTCGTCGGAACACCAAGCGATGTGTTCTTTTATTCTCGCGGCGCTTGCGAGAGATTTCTCGAAAGGACAACAGGCATGCTGGGACGAGAATGTGTTTCAGAGCTGTTACGACAGACTGGAAGAACCTGACTTCCTCTTACGACAATGGACGGCGCTATGTATTGGTCAGATGTGGGATGGGTTTGACCAAGGCAAGATGATTGGAGTAGAACAAGGAACACAGGACAAACTGACTCATTTGTTGTCTGATGATTCGGCAGAGGTACGATGTGCTGCGTTGTTTGCTTTGGGGACATTTATGGGAGCGAGTGGTTCAAGAGATCTAGAGAAGCgcggtggaggaggaagtgGTGCCATGTATGACCGAGACGAACGGGTTCACTTCAGAATGGAAGTCGCTGTTGTGACGGGGGCTACCCTGGTTGTGAAGGATGATGCGAGTCCGATGTGCAGGAAGGAACTTTTAGTGTTGATCAGTTGCCTAGTAAAGGAGTGGAGAGGATATTTCGTTGTGTGCGCATGGTTATactgggaggaggaagaaaggcGTCGAAAAGCGTCCACTCGCGGTGTCTCTCAGGATGAAGATAGTATAACTAGCCAGGCGGTGAGGGTGTGGTTGAGCGGATATGGTGATGATGACATGCTTCGTGAAGAGAGCCGTGTCTTACTTTCTTCGTTTTACACGATATTCGTGGTACTTTTGGATCTGTCTGCAGACCCTTATAATGAAGTCGCAACGAATGCCCAGATTATTATCGACTACATCATGGCTTTACTCCTCGACTCTCCGTTCAAAAACCTGCAATGCTCTCCGTTCGATTCTCCCCCTACTGCTCCTAAGAAATATCAGGCTCCATTGGTAAACACGTCTCATAATCTGACTCCAAGGTCCAGGAAGTCTTCCCTTCAGCTATCCCCATCCGTGGTATCACTTGCCCCGAATCTCTCTTCTGCTCCTCCGCTTCGACCAAGTCTTTCTCGGAGCGACACGATGTCCAGTACCATCTCCAACAGCGTATCTAACACGATCAAACGAACATCTTCGTTCGCTAACGCTTTAAAAAATTTGGCTGGAACAATCGCATTCCCTTCGATGGAGGAATCGTCAACCAGGACTTCGTCACCGGCGCCGTCCTTCCTTCAGCCACTGATAACGACCACTGACGTTGACATCTCTCGTCCGCCGTCACCAGTCTTAAGTGTGGCACAGTATACGTCGCCTTACGCGCAATCCCCACTCTATCCTCCCCATTTTCCTGAACACAATAACGGATTTATCCATACTACTAATGGCTCTCCCACACGTACTGAATCCGATGACTCGTCTCAAATGGCACCTGGACGTTTTCAACCCTCTGACGTTATGGAAGCTTTGATGGAGGAGGATATGGAGCGTCTGCGAGCAAGGCGGAAACGCAAGCGAGGATCATCTCACCAGCAGTTCCATTACTCTTCCCACTATTACCAGAACCAGGGCTTGATTCCGAGTCCGAGTAATAGTACCTTCTCGATGGATTCTTCGAATAGCGTGATAATGGGGCTTGGGACAGGACTCGGTATCCGAGACGTGTTACCTCTCAAAAGTACCTTTTTTGATTGGTGTTGCGAGTATTTCACTGAGCCTCAGATGAGG CAAACGGAAGCTGACGAGCCTGGGAGTATACAATATAACTACCAGGTCTGGAGGCAGCAACGGAATGAACAAGTGGATGCGGAGACACGATCACAAGCTGATGTCGCTT CATTCCGTCGTTGGGATCGACCCGTGGCGACGTTGATGAGTCTTCCGAACCCTCTAGTAATGGCCTTCCATTCCTACGACCATCATCTGTTTGTGACAAATGAGAGCGATCTTATAAC TGTCTGGGACTGGGAACATCGGAAAAAACTTCGGACGTTCTGCAATGGTAATCCCAAAGGGACAAGTATCACTTCCCTCGAGATCATCAACCAAGACGTCGGTGGGATAATCGTCACTGGTTCAG CTGATGGCGTCGTTCGTCTATTTAGACACTACGATCCACTGCTGGAACCAGGTCCTGTCCAGATGGTCAGTGCCTTCAGAGGATTGAATGAGATGGTCCAAGTCAGACAAGGCGCTGGTTTGGTAATGGACTGGAAGCAATCAACAGGCATTCTTCTCGTCGGAGGAGACTCCCGAGTGATCAAAATATGGGACGCCCAAACTGAAATCCAAGGGTTGGATGTGGAGACGAACTCGGACAGTCCAGTAACGTCGATTGTATCAGATCATGGTCCTTCACAGACGTTTGTGGCTGGGTTCGGTGATGGTATCGTGAAGGTATTTGACAGACGATTGGAGGAGGACGAATCTGTTGTCAGAGTTTATTCCGATCACTCGTCTTGGATACAAAACGTCCGTCCTCACCCTACCGTCGGCTTCCAATTTCTATCTGCTAG CTTGGATGGTGAGGTGAAATTGTGGGATTTACGCAGTACCGATGAAGCCATTCAGACCTGGAATCTAATGCCTCCCGGCCAGGGTATCTCTGCTTTCGACGTGCATAACAGTGCGGAGGTGTTTGCTGG AACATCGGCTATTACACCTTCCAATTACAGGTCACAACGTATTTCAGTCCGTTCCCTCGTCAACAGCGATAGCGAACCCATCTCCCAACACATTTCGACTGGATTAATTGCGCCACCGGTCCGACTACATCCATCAAGTTACATACCAAGAGTGACCTCCTTTGTCTTCCATCCCACAGAGATGCTATATGGCGCAGGTGAGCCTGATGGTACTA TCAGGATAATGGGCTGCAAATTATAA
- a CDS encoding uncharacterized protein (BUSCO:EOG09263HYJ), producing the protein MSTKTYSLFCMGNPLLDMQVTNGEKLLEKYGLKANDAILAEEKHAPIYDEIVREHKVTYVAGGASQNTARGAAYILPPNSVVYTGCVGEDSLAEQLKAANKREGLDEVYLVKKGEKTGACAVVITAQQRSLVTTLRAAEKFEKSHLSSPEVAPLIESANFFYVEGYFLTHGLESVLEISQKASAASKTVVINLSAPFIPQFFGAQLQQVIPYTDIIIANETEAESWASATGHADPKNLAAVAKSLALLPKSNAARPRVVVITHGAEATTLVSAGDAENAKTYPVHSLSPSDIVDTNGAGDAFAGGFVGALVAGKSLDEAVEAGHKMGAMCIQQVGPQYRWPKVQIL; encoded by the exons ATGTCGACTAAAACTTACTCTCTCTTTTGCATGGGCAACCCCTTGCTCGACATGCAAGTCACGAACGGGGAAAAACTGCTTGAAAAATATGGGTTGAAAGCGAATGACGCTATCCTTGCTGAGGAAAAGCATGCGCCGAT CTACGATGAGATTGTTAGAGAACACAAGGTCACCTATGTTGCAGGCGGTGCCTCTCAAAACACTGCACGAGGAGCCGCT TACATTCTTCCTCCGAACTCTGTTGTTTATACTGGATGTGTGGGTGAAGACAGTCTTGCTGAGCAACTCAAAGCCGCCAACAAGCGTGAAGGTTTAGATGAAGTCTACCTGGTGAAGAAGGGGGAGAAGACTGGGGCTTGCGCGGTCGTGATTACTGCCCAACAACG TTCCCTAGTTACCACTTTGCGCGCTGCTGAAAAGTTTGAAAAATCGCATCTCTCTTCGCCTGAGGTTGCACCTCTAATCGAGAGCGCAAACTTCTTCTACGTTGAGGGATATTTCTTGACCCATGGTTTGGAATCCGTTCTGGAAATCAGCCAGAAGGCGTCTGCTGCGAGCAAG ACCGTCGTTATCAAtctgtccgctcctttcatccCCCAGTTTTTTGGAGCGCAATTACAACAAGTGATCCCCTACACCGACATCATTATCGCAAACGAAACCGAAGCGGAAAGTTGGGCATCAGCAACGGGACATGCTGACCCCAAGAATCTTGCTGCCGTCGCAAAATCCCTCGCTCTTCTTCCTAAATCGAATGCAGCACGTCCCCGTGTTGTGGTGATCACTCACGGTGCTGAAGCCACAACTCTTGTTTCCGCTGGGGATGCCGAAAACGCGAAGACTTACCCTGTTCACTCGCTCTCTCCTTCCGATATCGTTGACACGAACGGCGCTGGTGACGCGTTTGCTGGTGGATTTGTTGGGGCATTAGTTGCCGGAAAGTCCCTCGATGAAGCTGTTGAGGCTGGCCACAAGATGGGAGCTATGTGTATACAACAG GTTGGACCGCAATACAGGTGGCCGAAGGTTCAGATCCTCTGA